In Bradyrhizobium manausense, the sequence GGGTGGTGTCGCGGCGCGCGTCTGCGTCGCCGCGCGAAACAATGGCTACGGAATATCGGTGAGAGGATTTGGTGTCCATGCGCAAGCTCCACGAATTGCGTGCTGCGCAGACTTGGACCGAAGTCTCACGGGGAGTCTGCTTCGTCCCCACCAGGGCATTCTATGCGGGATCGTCCGGAGACCGCAAGACGCGCTGCGCTCACGCCATCAATTCGTGCCAGCCCGACCAGCCGGTGTAGAGGCCGACGAGCACGATCAAGGCAGCGGACAGATAGGGCGCACGGTGCGCGAAGCGGCTGAAGCCGCTCCAGTGGCGCTCGACGTGGCGGAGGCTGAGGGCGGCGGCGACGCCGGCCGAGACCATGGTGATCGCCAGGCCGATGCCGAAGCAGAGGACCAGAACGAAACCGAGGCTGAACTGCTTCAACTGGATGCAGAGCAGCAGGACTGTAATGGCGGCCGGGCACGGTATCAGGCCGCCGGTCAGACCGAACAGGATGATCTGGGGCGTGGTCGCCGTGCGCCCGGCGAAGCGCTTGCGGATGTCGGCCGCATGGGCGCGCGCATGTGCGTCGTCCTCGTCGCCGAGATCCATGTGGTGGTGATCGTGCTCCTCGAACAGCATTTCGGCGGTATCGCCGGCGAGCGTCACGCGGGCCTTGAACGCATGCGGTTCGGGAATCTCCTCGAGGCTTTCGAAATATCCGTCGCGAGCGGCGAACGCGAACGTCTGCTCCGAGCCGTCCTCGCGGATCGTGGTCACCCTGATGTCGCCGGCAGAGGGAGGCGCGCCGGTCTCGCTCCGGATACGCCAGCGCGGCGGCACGCCGTCTTCGAACAAGTCCAACGAGAACGACGACCCGGCCAACGCGATGGTTTGCGGCTCGTCGTGATGATGATGCTCATGCTCGTGCGCGTGGTTCTGATCGCGCCAGGTGCGCCAGACCATCCAGGCGGCGACGCCGACGATGATCACGGCGGAGGCCAGTTGCAGATACGCTTCGCTGCGCTCGCCGGAGAGGTCCTGGCCGAAATAGAGACCGAGAAGCGCAACCACCCATACGACCGCGGTGTGCGAGATCGTTGCCGACAGGCCGAGCAGCACGGCCTGAAACACGGTGCCCCGCACGGCCACGATGAAGGCGGCCATCATCGTCTTGGAATGGCCGGGCTCGAGACCGTGCAGCGCGCCGAGCAGGATGGCGCTGGGCACGAACAGCCATGCGTGTGCGCTGCTCTGTTGGAGCAGGTGAGACAGGTCGGTCATGGCATTCACTTCAGATAGGTTCGGACGACGTCGATCAGGTCGGCGGCGCCCTTGGCCTTCTCCGGGTCCTTCTCGTGCGCGGGATCCACGACGTGATGGCGGATGTGGTCTTCCAGCAGCTCGGTGGTGAGACCGCTGATCGCGCCCTTCACCGAAGCGACCAGCATCAGCACATCGGCACAGCCGATCTCCGACTCCAGCGCGCGTTCGACGGCCTCGAGCTGGCCCTTGATACGCCGGACGCGGCCGATGAGCTTCGACTTGTGCTTGATCGTGTGCGACATGGAAATAAGATAGGGGGGTACCCTATATGAGTCAATGCGTGCTCCAATCTCTCCCCGGGACTTGCAGCGCAAAGAGCGACTCAGCCGCGCATGCGCTCACTCATCGCGCTAAGCCGGTCGCGCTCTTCGTGTCCTAAAATCGCAGATTGTGGACAGTCATTTTCGCGAGGGTATCGCAGTAAGCAAGTCCGTGTCTTCCCGGTAACGATTGTGCTGCAAGAGCAACACTCACGGTGGATTTAACCCTCGTCACCGGTCGTTCGCATCGGCGCCGCTTTTTGGCCACACCCGAACAGGAATAAAATAACTCTAATGTTCGGGGGTTCGGCTGGTCCCTTGCAGGCGGGAAATACCAAGGTCGATTCAAATCTTGGGTCTGATGTTCCTGAACTGACAAGGGTTAGCCAAGGAAACTGGTCGCGATGGACGCCAAGACCAATATCAAGCAGAGGCTGCCAAGCCGTCACGTGACGGAAGGCCCTGCGCGCGCGCCTCACCGGTCCTACTTCTACGCCATGGGTCTGACCACCGAGCAGATCCACCAGCCCTTCGTCGGCGTCGCCTCGTGCTGGAACGAGGCTGCTCCCTGCAACATCTCGCTGATGCGCCAGGCGCAGGCGGTGAAGAAGGGCGTCGCATCCGCCGGCGGCACCCCCCGCGAATTCTGCACCATCACCGTCACCGATGGCATCGCCATGGGCCATGACGGCATGCGCTCCTCGCTGCCGTCGCGCGAATGCATCGCCGACTCCGTCGAACTGACCGTGCGCGGCCACGCCTATGACGCGCTGGTCGGGCTCGCCGGCTGCGACAAGTCGCTGCCGGGCATGATGATGGCGATGGTCCGCCTGAACGTGCCCTCGATCTTCATCTATGGCGGCTCGATCCTGCCCGGCAATTTCCGCGGCCAGCAGGTCACCGTGCAGGACATGTTCGAGGCGGTCGGCAAGCACTCGGTCGGCGCCATGTCCGACGAGGACCTCGACGAGATCGAGCGCGTGGCGTGCCCCTCGGCCGGCGCCTGCGGCGCGCAGTTTACCGCCAACACCATGGCGACCGTCTCGGAGGCCATTGGGCTGGCGCTGCCTTACTCGGCCGGTGCCCCGGCACCGTATGAAATCCGCGATGCGTTCTGCATGACCGCGGGCGAGAAGGTGATGGACCTGATCGCGTCCAACCTCCGGCCGCGCGACATTGTCACCCGCAAGGCGCTCGAGAATGCCGCTGCCGTCGTCGCGGCGTCAGGCGGCTCGACTAATGCTGCGCTGCACCTGCCGGCGATCGCGCACGAGTGCGGCATCAAGTTTGACTTATTCGACGTCGCCGAAATCTTCAAAAAGACACCTTATGTCGCGGATTTGAAGCCGGGTGGCCGTTATGTCGCCAAAGACATGTTTGAAGTAGGTGGCATACCGCTTCTGATGAAGACGCTGCTCGACAACGGATTTCTCCACGGCGACTGCATTACGGTCACTGGTCGAACGATCGCCGAAAACCTCAAAAGCGTGAAATGGAATGCGCACCAGGACGTGGTGCACCCGGCAGACAAGCCCATCACCGTTACGGGCGGTGTGGTCGGTCTGAAGGGCAATTTGGCGCCAGAAGGTGCGATCGTGAAAGTCGCGGGAATGTCCAACCTCAAGTTTACCGGTCCGGCCAGGTGCTTCGACCGGGAGGAGGACGCGTTCGAGGCTGTCCAGAACCGCACCTACAAGGAAGGCGAAGTCATCGTGATCCGCTACGAGGGCCCCAGGGGCGGCCCCGGCATGCGGGAGATGCTTCAGACCACCGCGGCGCTGACCGGCCAGGGCATGGGCGGCAAGATCGCGCTGATCACCGATGGCCGTTTCTCCGGCGCCACCCGCGGCTTCTGCATCGGCCATGTCGGGCCCGAGGCCGCGGTCGGCGGCCCGATCGGGCTGCTTGAGGACGGCGACATCATCGAGATCGACGCGGACGTCGGTACCCTTAACGTAAAATTGAGCGACCAGGAGCTTGCCCAGCGCAAGACCAAATGGAGCGCTCGCACGACTAACCATACGACGGGCGCGCTCTGGAAATATGCTCAGCAGGTTGGACCAGCGGTCGGGGGGGCAGTGACCCATCCGGGCGGCGCGCACGAGAAACAGTGCTATGCGGACATCTAGGCGTGCGATAGTTGCGTTTGTGTTGGGGGCTACCGCGCTGGCCGCGCCGGCGCTCGCCTTCGACGGTGCGCCGGTCAATCCGAAGGATGCGGCCATCCCCGTCGTGACCACCTTGCCCGGTTCTGCAGGTGCGGTGCGCAAGTCCGCCCCGGTCGCGACCCAGGAAGCCTCGCTCAGCGCCTTGCAATATGCCGCCGAGGGCGGTCACCCCATTGCGCAGTGGAAGCTCGGCCGCATGTACGCCAGTGGCGACGGCGTCGCCCAGGACGATGTGCGCGCCTTCGACTATTTCACCCGGATCGCGAATGCGCATGCCGAGGACAGCCCGTCGGCGCCGCAGGCGCAGGTCGTGGCCAACGCCTTCGTCGCGCTCGGCCGCTACTATCTGAACGGCATCCCGAACTCGAAGGTCAAGGCGGATCCTGATCGGGCACGGGAGATGTTCTCCTATGCCGCCTCCTATTTCGGCAATGCGGACGCGCAGTACGATCTCGCCCGGCTCTATCTGAAGACCCCGGATGCCTCGCGCGAGGACTTCCGCTACGGCGCGCGCTGGCTCGGCCTGGCCGCCCAGAAGGGCCAGCACCAGGCCCAGGCGCTGCTCGGTCAGATGCTGTTCAACGGTGACCGCCTGCCGCGGCAGGCCGCGCGTGGCCTGATGTGGCTGACGCTTGCACGCGACAGCGCCGGCACGGACGAGACCTGGATCAAGGAAAACTACAACCGCGCCTTGGCCAAGGCGTCGGACGACGACCGCGCCATGTGCCTGCAGATGCTGGAACAGTGGGTGCAGGGCCGCCGCGAGTAAGCGAGGTCCCGTAGGGTGGGCAAAGGCGCCCTTGCGCCGTGCCCACCATCTTTCCGCGATCTCGGCCTAAGGTGGTGGGCACGCTTCCCTTTGCCCGCCCTGTGGCAGTTGTGACTGCCGCGCGCTTCTACGCCGCCTCCAGATCCAGATCCGCCCACACCGGCACGTGGTCCGACGGCTTCTCCCAGGCTCGCACATAGCTGTCGATGCCGACATTGGCGAGCTTGTCGCTCGCCTGCGGCGACAGCAGCAAATGGTCGATGCGCAGGCCCTGGTTCTTCTGCCAGGCCCCGGCCTGGTAGTCCCAGAAGGTGTAGAGCCCAGGCTCGTCCGTGACGGCGCGCAGGGCATCGGTCAGGCCGAGGCCGAGCAAGGCCTGAAAGCTCTCGCGCGTCTCGGGCTTGAACAGAGCGTCTTCGGTCCAGGCGGCGGGATTGTGGACGTCGCGGGCATGCGGGATGACGTTGAAGTCGCCTGCGAGGATGAGCGGCTCCTCGGTCTTAAGTCGCTCCTTCGAATACTCAAGAAGCCGCGACATCCATTTGAGCTTGTAAGGGTATTTCTCGGTCCCGACCGGATTGCCGTTGGGCAGATAGAGGCAGGCGATGCGCAGCACGCCGCGCTTGAGCGTCACCACGCCTTCGAGGAAGCGGGCGTGGGCGTCTTCGTCGTCACCGGCGAGCCCCGACTTGGTCTCGTCGAATTTGAGCTTGGAGAGCAGGGCGACGCCATTGAACGTCTTCTGCCCGTGGGTGACGACGTTGTAGCCGAGCGCCTCGATCTCCAGCCGCGGGAATGCCTCGTCGACGCATTTGATCTCCTGGAGGCAGACGATGTCCGGCTGGCAGTCCTTCAGCCAGGTCAACAGGAGGTCGATCCGCTGCCGGACCGAATTGACGTTCCAGGTGGCAACTCTGATGGGCATGTCGGCGGGCTCCGGACCAAGGGCCATCGTTAGAACAAACTGCCAACGCGCCCGTCAAGGACGCCGCAAAATCTCCCACAAAATTAACCCGGCTTAAGCCGGCCCCGGGCCATTGATACCGAAAAGGTTTTTCGAATGGGATGGCGGGACAAATCCTTGCAACAGACTGAGCCGCGCGATGGCCTGACCGCTGATCTCAGCGAGCGCGAGCTTCGCCGCCTCCGCGCCAAGCAGATCGACGCGGTGACGCGGACCATCCCGGTGGCGATGGCCGTCACCATGCTCAACGCCGCTGTCGTGCTGATCCTGTTCTGGGGCAGGGGCTGGAACAACTTCCTCGCGATCTGGGGTATGACCCTGGCCGTCACCGCCTCGCTGGCAGTGCGCGCCTGGCGGCGCTCGCATCAGAATCCGCCACAGGAAGCGTCGGCACACGCCGCGCGGCAGATGCTGCGGCAAGCGTTCTTCCTCGCCGCGATCTGGGGCACGCTGCCGCTCGCGCTGTTCAGCCGGATCGAGCCGACCAGCCAGCTCATCCTGGCCTGCCTGATGGTCGGCATGATGTCCGGCGGCGCCTTCACGCTGTCGACCTTCCCGCGTGCGGGCCTCATTTACCTCGCGACCATGACGATTGCCTGCACCGGCGCGCTGTTGCTGTGCGGCAGCGGGCCGTATCTGGTGACGGCGGTGTTCCTGCTGCTGTTCGCCTTCTTCATGGCGCGCAACATCGTCGCGCAAGGCAATCTGTTCCTCGGCAATCTCAAGGCCCGGATCGAGCTCGAGCGGCAGACCGAGATCATCTCGCTGCTGCTGAAGGACTTCCAGGAGAACGCCAGCGATTGGCTGTGGCAGACCGATGCCGAAGGGCATCTCACAGACGTTCCGCAACGATTTGCCGATGTCGCACAACTGCCGCTTCCGTTGCTGAAAGGATCGCTCTTCGCCGACGTGCTCGACATGCTCTGTCCCGAAGACAAGGCCGCCGCCTACAACGTCGTCGGCCTGATGGAACATGCCGAGCCGTTGCACGACATGAATCTCAAGGTCGTCGCCGGCGGCGAGGCGCGCCTGTGGTCGCTGACCGCGAAGCCGGCCTATGACCGCGACGGCCAGTTCCTGGGCTATCGCGGCTTCGGCCGCGACGTCACCGAGCACTGGCGCGCGGAAAAGGCCGAGGCGGAGAGCCGCGCCAAGTCGGATTTTCTCGCGGTGATGAGCCACGAGATCCGCACGCCCATGAACGGCGTGCTCGGGCTTGCCGGCATGCTGCTCGAAACAAAACTCGATCAGGAGCAACGGGAGGCCGTCACCACGATCCGCGAGTCCGGCGACAACCTCCAGCGCATCCTCAACGACATCCTCGACCTGTCCAAGCTCGAGGCCGGACGCTTCCAGTTCGAGGCGATCGACTTTGCGCCGCAGGCGCTGGTCGAGACCGTCGCGACCGTCATGCGCGCGAGCGCGAAGAACAAAGGGCTCGCCGTCAAGGTCGAGCTCGATCCGAACCTGCCGCCGACCCTGCGCGGCGACGTCGCGCGCATCCGTCAGGTGCTGCTCAATCTCGCCTCCAATGCGGTGAAGTTCACCGACGCGGGCGAGGTGACGATCAAGGCCGTGTGCCAGGCGCGCCGCGATCTGCTCGCGACCGTCGAATGGACCGTGATCGACAGCGGCATCGGCATTGCGCCCGAGAAGCTCGGGCAGTTGTTCTCGGACTTCGCCCAGGCCGATGCATCGATCAGCCGCCGTTTCGGCGGCACGGGGCTCGGGCTTGCGATCAGCAGGCGCATCATCGAGCAGATGGGCGGCACCATCGACGTCACCTCGACGCCGGGCGAGGGCTCGACCTTCCGCTTCACGCTGGTGCTGCCGTGGAGCCAGGCACAGACGTCTGATCAGGACGCGGGCCGCGACGAGATCGACGAGCTCAAGGCGCGCATCGCCGAACTCGATCGGCCGCTGAAGGTGCTGGTCGCGGAGGACGATGCCGTCAATCGCATGGTCGTGAGCAAGATGCTCGGCGCCTTCGACGTCGAACTGCGCGTCGTGACCGACGGCGTCCAGGCCATCGCGGCCGTGTCCGAAGGCGATTTCGACATCGTGCTGATGGACGTGCGCATGCCGGAGATGGACGGCCTTGCCGCAACCCGCGCGATCCGCGCGCAAGGCGGGCGCTTCGACGCCTTGCCGATCATCGCGCTGACCGCCAACGCCTTCGCCGAAGACGTCAAGATCTGCCGCGAGGCCGGCATGTCGGACTTCCTGGCAAAACCGCTGCGCAAGCCCGCGCTCGCTGCCGCACTTCTGCGCGCGCTGGACGGACAGGTGATGACGGAAGACGCGCCGCTTCAGCCGGCGCTGATGCCTGATGAGGTGGAGTGGACGGATGAGGAAAGGCAGATGACGGGCGCGTAAGAGCCCACTAGCATGGTCCTATTCTCGACACTGACAGATGCGGAGGGGACATGGTTCGATGTTTCGTCGCAGTCGCGCTGCTGGCGGTCACCTGGCTGCTGAGCGGTGCCTCCAATGGCTATGCCGCGCCGTGTCTTATAGTGGTTTCACCGGAAACATCATCGTTGGCACTGATCTCGCGAGCCTTCGCCTGCCAGCAAAATAGCGCCTGATCGGGTCGATCGGGTTATGGCTGTTGGTTCGCGCCCAGCTCACGGCCACTTTTTCCTCGTGATGTGTCCTCGCGGCGCCGTTACAGTTTTCCATAGACTCGCGCAGCGACCGCCTTCAGGCGCTCGACCGAGCCGGATTCCGGATGCGGCTTGACCGGTGCGAACAGGATCGACGCCTGCCTGCCGTTCTTCCAGACAAAGATGTTGACGGCACTGCCGTTGCCCTTGGTGCAGGAGTGTTCGCCGAACGCTTCACTGCCAAGCTCGGGGATCGCCAAATGTTGGCAGGGACCTGCGCGTTTCATCATGCTGATTGCGGTGGTGCGCGAGGTCGCGATGACCGCGACGGCCATGGTGTTGGCCTCGCGATCGAACATCATGCAGCTGCCCGCGCCGGTTCGCTGGACCTGCAGCGTGCTCTTGTCGAGAAAGCCATCGGCGTCCGCGGCGGTGAGCCATTCGCAGTCACCGAACCGCTCGCTGGTCTTGCTCACATTGCCAATCGCAGTGCGCGCGACCAGGGTGAGGGGGCTGAGCAGCGTGTCGTCGGCGCGCCGGCCGATCGGATAGACGCTAACTTGCAGAATGTAGTCGCCGGACAAGGCGACGACCGAGGCTTCCTGGCGCTGTGCGTCGGCGGCGGTCGTCCCGCGATGGCCTTCATCGCCGATCCCGGACATGTCGCTCAGCGGCATGCGCTCGCCAAGCGTCTTGACGAAGGTCGCGTACAATTCCCTGGCGCGGTCGTTGTCGGGATTACGAAACACGGTCAGCATCATCGTGTCGCCGCGCCCGGCCTGGTAGATGCAGCCGCGGCCGTCCTGATTTGAAACCAGCGACCATTTGAGCGCCGGCATCGCGCCGGCGAGGTCCTGGGCGCTGATGAAGGGGCAGGTTTCAGCAGCGTGCGCGGGAGGCGCCGGCGTGGCTGCGATTGCGAGGAATAGGGCGAGGCAACTGAGCAGATGATTGATCATGCGCATTTGATAATCTGCTACCGCTATAGGCGCCGAGGCCGGCGAACATGAGCATTTCTGTTTTCGCCGTGCTGCCATGATGCTGGAGCGTGCAACGCGCTGCAATCAGTAAAACTGCAATTGCCGGGGCAACGGGTCGCGGACGCTGCCTACGATTTCAGAATGGTGCTCCGGGTTGCCCTTCCGGGCAAGTCCCCATCGCGCGGCCGATGTTGAACCCATTCGGCTATCAGAACGTCCAAGGCGCTAGGACAAGGCTTTCAAGAACAAGGCGACGGAGCCGACACGGGCCACCAGGATGTTGACCTGATCGACTCGCGCCAACCCTCTCGTATGGGAGCTTAGTCGGTGAGGAGAAAACGTTCGATGCAGAAAGCTAGGATGGCCGCAATGCATGAGCCGACGGACCCGTTGGCCCGATGGATCGTGTTCGTCGCTTTGCTTTGTCTTGCGATCGTTCTGATCTGCATATGGGTGTTGACTCGCGACTACCGGATTCCCGCTCTCCTCGTCTCAGCGGCCGTCGGGCTGGCCGCCGGTATCGTGTGTCATGAACTTGGACATATGCTGTGCGCTGTGCTGCTGTCAGCACCAGTCCTACAGGTGTCGATCGGCATCGGCCCGGTGCTATGGCACGGCCGGCTAGGCGAAACCCGATTTGAGCTGCGCGCGGTGCCCTGTGCGGGCTTCGTGCAGTGCTATCCGCAGCCCGTCGTCAACAGGCTTTCGAGATTGCTCTTTTTGCTCGGTGGAGTGCTGGGGAATGGCGTGTTGATCGGCCTCGTGACGGCGCTCCACGCGACACTCGTGGACGGCCCGGGGCACGACTACCTCGGTTCGATCGCATTCGGCCAATATTACCTCATCATCGTGAATTTGGTGCCGTTCTGGACCACGGCCGGCGGTGTCCGGACCGGCAGCGATGGCTTGCAGCTTCTGCAACTCGCGCGCGGAGCCATGTCCGGCGCGTCCTCGCGAGATTCGAACTTTCAGCAATGATTGAAGGGCGGGTGTTGGGCCACGCTACGGGGCTGGCAGGGCTCCGCTCGGGGACCTCGCGATGATCACACCTTACCCCTGTGTTGCCCGACGCGTCGAATATTTTTCGCAGAAACCGAAGTGCGCCATGCCGGCTTCCCGGCTACTGTGCATGGGGTTGTTTTTCAGATTTTGAGTTGGGTCAGATCGAGAAGCTGGTCCCGCAGCCGCAGGACGCCGTCGCGTTCGGATTGTTGACGCGGAACGAGGCGCCGATCAGGTCGTCGACGAAATCGACCTGCGAGCCCGCCAGGAACGGCTGCGAGGCGGAATCGACCAGCACCACCGCATTCTCCTGCTCGATGACGAGATCGTCGTCGGTGCGGTCGCGGTCGATGTCGAACTTGTACTGGAAGCCGGAGCAGCCGCCGCCCTCGACCGAAATGCGCAGCATCGCGCCTGAGCCTTCGCCCTTGAGGAT encodes:
- a CDS encoding nickel/cobalt efflux transporter encodes the protein MTDLSHLLQQSSAHAWLFVPSAILLGALHGLEPGHSKTMMAAFIVAVRGTVFQAVLLGLSATISHTAVVWVVALLGLYFGQDLSGERSEAYLQLASAVIIVGVAAWMVWRTWRDQNHAHEHEHHHHDEPQTIALAGSSFSLDLFEDGVPPRWRIRSETGAPPSAGDIRVTTIREDGSEQTFAFAARDGYFESLEEIPEPHAFKARVTLAGDTAEMLFEEHDHHHMDLGDEDDAHARAHAADIRKRFAGRTATTPQIILFGLTGGLIPCPAAITVLLLCIQLKQFSLGFVLVLCFGIGLAITMVSAGVAAALSLRHVERHWSGFSRFAHRAPYLSAALIVLVGLYTGWSGWHELMA
- a CDS encoding tetratricopeptide repeat protein: MRTSRRAIVAFVLGATALAAPALAFDGAPVNPKDAAIPVVTTLPGSAGAVRKSAPVATQEASLSALQYAAEGGHPIAQWKLGRMYASGDGVAQDDVRAFDYFTRIANAHAEDSPSAPQAQVVANAFVALGRYYLNGIPNSKVKADPDRAREMFSYAASYFGNADAQYDLARLYLKTPDASREDFRYGARWLGLAAQKGQHQAQALLGQMLFNGDRLPRQAARGLMWLTLARDSAGTDETWIKENYNRALAKASDDDRAMCLQMLEQWVQGRRE
- the erpA gene encoding iron-sulfur cluster insertion protein ErpA is translated as MTTDVTISDRAARRIGEILKGEGSGAMLRISVEGGGCSGFQYKFDIDRDRTDDDLVIEQENAVVLVDSASQPFLAGSQVDFVDDLIGASFRVNNPNATASCGCGTSFSI
- the ilvD gene encoding dihydroxy-acid dehydratase gives rise to the protein MDAKTNIKQRLPSRHVTEGPARAPHRSYFYAMGLTTEQIHQPFVGVASCWNEAAPCNISLMRQAQAVKKGVASAGGTPREFCTITVTDGIAMGHDGMRSSLPSRECIADSVELTVRGHAYDALVGLAGCDKSLPGMMMAMVRLNVPSIFIYGGSILPGNFRGQQVTVQDMFEAVGKHSVGAMSDEDLDEIERVACPSAGACGAQFTANTMATVSEAIGLALPYSAGAPAPYEIRDAFCMTAGEKVMDLIASNLRPRDIVTRKALENAAAVVAASGGSTNAALHLPAIAHECGIKFDLFDVAEIFKKTPYVADLKPGGRYVAKDMFEVGGIPLLMKTLLDNGFLHGDCITVTGRTIAENLKSVKWNAHQDVVHPADKPITVTGGVVGLKGNLAPEGAIVKVAGMSNLKFTGPARCFDREEDAFEAVQNRTYKEGEVIVIRYEGPRGGPGMREMLQTTAALTGQGMGGKIALITDGRFSGATRGFCIGHVGPEAAVGGPIGLLEDGDIIEIDADVGTLNVKLSDQELAQRKTKWSARTTNHTTGALWKYAQQVGPAVGGAVTHPGGAHEKQCYADI
- a CDS encoding metal/formaldehyde-sensitive transcriptional repressor, translating into MSHTIKHKSKLIGRVRRIKGQLEAVERALESEIGCADVLMLVASVKGAISGLTTELLEDHIRHHVVDPAHEKDPEKAKGAADLIDVVRTYLK
- the xth gene encoding exodeoxyribonuclease III is translated as MPIRVATWNVNSVRQRIDLLLTWLKDCQPDIVCLQEIKCVDEAFPRLEIEALGYNVVTHGQKTFNGVALLSKLKFDETKSGLAGDDEDAHARFLEGVVTLKRGVLRIACLYLPNGNPVGTEKYPYKLKWMSRLLEYSKERLKTEEPLILAGDFNVIPHARDVHNPAAWTEDALFKPETRESFQALLGLGLTDALRAVTDEPGLYTFWDYQAGAWQKNQGLRIDHLLLSPQASDKLANVGIDSYVRAWEKPSDHVPVWADLDLEAA
- a CDS encoding ATP-binding protein, which codes for MGWRDKSLQQTEPRDGLTADLSERELRRLRAKQIDAVTRTIPVAMAVTMLNAAVVLILFWGRGWNNFLAIWGMTLAVTASLAVRAWRRSHQNPPQEASAHAARQMLRQAFFLAAIWGTLPLALFSRIEPTSQLILACLMVGMMSGGAFTLSTFPRAGLIYLATMTIACTGALLLCGSGPYLVTAVFLLLFAFFMARNIVAQGNLFLGNLKARIELERQTEIISLLLKDFQENASDWLWQTDAEGHLTDVPQRFADVAQLPLPLLKGSLFADVLDMLCPEDKAAAYNVVGLMEHAEPLHDMNLKVVAGGEARLWSLTAKPAYDRDGQFLGYRGFGRDVTEHWRAEKAEAESRAKSDFLAVMSHEIRTPMNGVLGLAGMLLETKLDQEQREAVTTIRESGDNLQRILNDILDLSKLEAGRFQFEAIDFAPQALVETVATVMRASAKNKGLAVKVELDPNLPPTLRGDVARIRQVLLNLASNAVKFTDAGEVTIKAVCQARRDLLATVEWTVIDSGIGIAPEKLGQLFSDFAQADASISRRFGGTGLGLAISRRIIEQMGGTIDVTSTPGEGSTFRFTLVLPWSQAQTSDQDAGRDEIDELKARIAELDRPLKVLVAEDDAVNRMVVSKMLGAFDVELRVVTDGVQAIAAVSEGDFDIVLMDVRMPEMDGLAATRAIRAQGGRFDALPIIALTANAFAEDVKICREAGMSDFLAKPLRKPALAAALLRALDGQVMTEDAPLQPALMPDEVEWTDEERQMTGA
- a CDS encoding site-2 protease family protein, with the protein product MHEPTDPLARWIVFVALLCLAIVLICIWVLTRDYRIPALLVSAAVGLAAGIVCHELGHMLCAVLLSAPVLQVSIGIGPVLWHGRLGETRFELRAVPCAGFVQCYPQPVVNRLSRLLFLLGGVLGNGVLIGLVTALHATLVDGPGHDYLGSIAFGQYYLIIVNLVPFWTTAGGVRTGSDGLQLLQLARGAMSGASSRDSNFQQ